The window GGGGCCTGGAGCGCGTCAAAGCGGAGTGGAAGCTCGTCTGTATGGCCCTGAACCTGCGCAGGATGAGCACACTGAGGACGGCATAACGGGAAAAAGGGGCGCAAATCTGTCCCCGTTCCCGTCCGGCACGGGCGCAGCACCGTCGCGAAGCAATTCAACCACGGCCGCAGTCTCTTCCCGCACCTCTCGCTTCGCCGATCCTTCTGCTAAAACCCCACTCTCTGGAGTTCTGCCGCGCAGACTCCTAGCCGCGATGCCGGACGCAGCCGCCCCGTCGGTCGGCCCCCGCGGGCCGGGCCGGATACGGTGCTTTCCGCGATGGAGGTGTTCTATAACGGTTTCAGGGATCACGAATCCCGGCCGACCCCGCTGCTCACGGCGGGAGCGGGCGGGCTTGCCAGGGGGAGGAGCGGCCGCGGCTTCCCGCGTGACGCATGACCGACGGTTTTCATGCAGAAAGGTGCCTTGCCGTCACGCTCGAATGGTGGACTCCTACTCTCCCCTGCCTTCTTGCTGGCACCTTTCTCCTTTTTATTCTCAAGCAGTGGATGGCGCCGTTGCATGACTCGTTGAGCGAGACCGCGAGGGTACGTTTCGATAATGAGGTGACAAAAATGAAGAAAATCCCGGCTTTTTCCCCAATTCTTTCCGTCCGTGACCCGGGCGTCCGTCAAGGTCTGAAGACGATCTTCAGGTCGGTGGGCGCTGTGCTCCTGCTGAGTGTCGCCGTCAGCGGCGGACACGACGCGCAAGCGCAGGAGATGACGATCACCGATAGTTCGTTCAAGTGCCTGAACGACATGGTCAAGGTGCGTCATTTCTACGTGGACAACCTCCTGGGCAACCGCAAGGCCACGATCGCGGTTGCCGAGAAGGGAACCGGAACGTATCCCCCGGGTTCCGTGGTGCAGCTGGTGCCCGGCGAGGTCATGGTGAAGCACCCGGAAGGGTTCAACTCCGCGACCCGGGACTGGGAATTCTTCGAACTGGATGTCTCCAAGGAGGGAACCAGGATTCGCAAGCGCGGCTTTGCAGAAGTGGTCAACCGCTTCGGCGGAAACTGCTTTGCCTGCCACGTGAAGGCGAAACCCGAGTTCGACATGGTCTGCGAGATCGACCACGGCTGCGACCCCATCCCCATCACTCGCCGGATGCTGGCCGCACTGCAAAAGACCGACCCCCGGTGTGCGGCGCCGGCTGCCCTGACCGAGGATGATCAGCACGCGCTGAAGGAACTGGACGAGGTGATGAAGACGATGAGGGCCCCGGCGGCGCCGAAGTGAGTATCGGCGATGGGCGGAACACCTCGGGCGAGGCATCGTTCGAGGTGACCGCGGGGGCGCGCATGCCGAAGAAACAACCGTGAAGCAGCCCCGGTAGTGCGTTGCATACGCTCGCGCGGCACGGACGTCCCGTGCGGGCGGAGCCGCCCGCACGGCCACCCCCTCGACAGCGCATCAGGCCCCTCTCGCCCCTCCCGCGAGCGGCATGCTTCGCCTGTGCGCCGCGGCGGGAACATTTCTCACATCCTCGCACTTGAAATCCCGAAAGTGCGTCCCTATTATTAGCACTCGTTGGCAATGAGTGCTAACGGCCCGGATTTGTCCCGCGGCCACAGCGAATTTTCCAGGCGGACCCTGTCCGTTCTCGACGCAATAGAAAGGAGTGAGTCAATGAAAATCCGTCCCTTGCATGATCGCGTGATCGTCAAGCGCCTCGAAGCCGAACGCAAGACCGCCAGCGGCATCGTCATCCCCGACTCGGCCGGCGAGAAGCCCGACCAGGGCGAAGTGCTGGCCGTGGGCAACGGCAAGATCCTCGACGACGGCAAGGTCCGCCCGATGGCCGTCAAGGTCGGCGACAAGGTCCTGTTCGGCAAGTACGCCGGCCAGACCGTCAAGGTCGAAGGCGACGAACTGCTCGTCATGCGCGAAGAAGACATCATGGGCGTGGTCGAGGCCTGAGCCTCCCTCGTTTCCCCACTCGAATCCTAGGAGCAATCAACAATGGCAGCTAAAGAAGTCAAGTTCGGTGATTCCGCCCGTGCCCGCATGGTCGAAGGCGTCAACATCCTGGCCGACGCGGTCAAGGTGACCCTGGGCCCGAAGGGCCGCAACGTCGTGCTCGAGCGCTCGTTCGGCGCCCCGACGGTGACCAAGGACGGCGTCTCGGTCGCCAAGGAAATCGAACTGAAGGACAAGTTCGCCAACATGGGCGCACAGATGGTCAAGGAAGTCGCTTCCAAGACCTCCGACATCGCCGGTGACGGCACCACCACCGCCACCGTGCTGGCCCAGTCGATCGTGCGCGAAGGCATGAAGTACGTCGCCGCCGGCATGAACCCGATGGACCTGAAGCGCGGCATCGACAAGGCCGTCGTCGCCACCATCGAAGAGCTGAAGAAGCTGTCGAAGCCCTGCTCGACCAACAAGGAAATCGCCCAGGTCGGCTCGATCTCGGCGAACTCCGACGCCGACATCGGCGACATCATCGCCCGTGCGATGGACAAGGTCGGCAAGGAAGGCGTCATCACCGTCGAGGACGGCAAGTCGCTGAACAACGAACTCGACGTCGTCGAGGGCATGCAGTTCGACCGCGGCTACCTGTCGCCGTACTTCATCAACAACCCGGACAAGCAGGTCGCGATCCTCGAGAACCCGTTCGTCCTGCTGTTCGACAAGAAGATCTCGAACATCCGTGACCTCCTGCCGGTGCTCGAGCAGGTCGCCAAGGCCGGCCGTCCGCTGCTGATCATCGCCGAAGACGTCGAAGGCGAAGCGCTGGCGACCCTGGTCGTCAACAACATCCGCGGCATCCTCAAGACCTGCGCCGTCAAGGCCCCGGGCTTCGGAGACCGCCGCAAGGCCATGCTCGAAGACATCGCCATCCTCACGGGCGGCCAGGTCATCGCCGAAGAAGTCGGCCTGACCCTCGAGAAGGCCACCCTGGCCGACCTCGGCCAGGCCAAGCGCATCGAGATCGGCAAGGAAAACACCATCCTCATCGACGGCGCCGGCGAAGCCGAGCGCATCGAAGGCCGTGTCAAGCAGATCCGCGTGCAGATCGAGGAAGCCACCTCCGACTATGACCGCGAGAAGCTGCAGGAGCGCGTCGCCAAGCTCGCCGGCGGCGTTGCGGTGATCAAGGTCGGTGCCGCCACCGAAGTCGAGATGAAGGAAAAGAAGGCCCGCGTCGAAGACGCGCTGCACGCCACCCGCGCTGCCGTTGAAGAAGGCATCGTCCCCGGCGGCGGCGTCGCGCTGCTGCGTGCCCGTGCCAATCTGGGCAGCCTCAAGGGCGACAACCACGACCAGGACGCCGGCATCAAGATCGTGCTGCGCGCGATGGAGCAGCCCCTGCGCGAGATCGTCGCCAACGCCGGCGACGAGCCCTCGGTGGTGGTCAACAAGGTCAACGAAGGTTCGGGCAACTTCGGCTACAACGCCGCCACTGGCGAGTACGGCGACATGGTCGAGATGGGCGTGCTGGACCCGACCAAGGTTGAGCGTACCGCGTTGCAGAACGCCGCTTCGGTCGCCGGCCTGATGCTCACCACCGACTGCATGGTCGGCGAGCTGGTCGAAGACAAGCCCGCGATGGGCGGCGGCATGGGTGGCATGGGTGGCATGGGCGGCATGGGTGGCATGGGCGGCATGGATATGGGCATGTGATCCCCGCCTGACCGTCCGGTCATCTTCCGGGCCTTCGGGCCCGGTGCAAAACGGCTCCGCCTCGGCGGGGCCGTTGTGCTTTCCGGCGGGCGACGCGCGCAAGCGGCGCGACGCGCGGCCGCGCTCGAAGCGTGGGATAATCGAAGGGAAGGAAAAAAGGCGGTCGGGAGTTTCCGCACGGTTTCGTCGGAAGCTCCCGGGAGCGGGCGCGCGGGCGGCGCGGCCATTCCTCTGACCGGGTAAAGGAGAACAGCGGGTGTAAATCTAGGCGTGCCCGCTTACATACAACTTACATCCTGATTCCATGCGGATCCTGCTTGCGGAAGATGATACCGTCATTGCCGACGGTCTGTGCCGTGCGCTCAGGCGTGGCGGTTTTGCGGTCGATCACGTGGCTTCGGGCATCGAGGCCGATACCGCGTTGGCATCGCAACCCTACGATCTCGTGATCCTCGACCTGGGCCTGCCGCGGCTCCCTGGCATCGAAGTCCTCAAGCGCCTGAGGGCGCGCAAGTCGACGCTTCCGGTCCTGATCCTGACGGCCCAGGACGGCGTCGAGGATCGCGTGCGCGGCCTGGATGCGGGTGCCGACGACTACCTTTCCAAGCCCTTCGCGCTGCCGGAGCTCGAAGCGCGCGTGCGTGCGCTCACGCGCCGCGGCACGGGACAGCCGCGCTGCATCGAGGTCGGCAGCCTCTTGTACGACCAGGCCGATCGCGTCGTCAAGATCAACGGCCAGGTGGTCGAGTTCTCCGCGCGCGAGATCGGCCTGCTGGAAGTGTTCATCCTGCGCGTCGGGCGTCTCGTCAGCAAGGACCAGCTCGTCGATCACCTGTGCGGCTGGGGCGAGGAAGTCTCCAGCAACGCCATCGAGGTCTATGTCCACCGCCTGCGCAAGAAGCTCGAAGACAGCGGCGTGCGCATCGTGACGGTGCGCGGCCTGGGGTACTGCCTGGAAACGGTGGATGCTGGCCAGGCGGCGAAAGCCTGACAAGTCCGCCGGGGGCGGGCGGGCGTCGACGCAGCCGAATTCGCTGTTCGGCGAGATCCTCGACTGGATGCTCGCGCCGCTGCTGTTCCTGTGGCCGATCTCCATCATCGCCACGCACAACGTCGCGGACAACATCGCCAACCAGCCCTACGACCGCGCGCTCGCCGACAGCGTGCGGGCGCTGGCGCGCCTGGTGTCGGTGGAGGAGAGCAGGGTCGCGGTGCACTTTCCCGCGCCGCCGCGGGCGCTGTTCCGCGCCGACCAGGACGACGTCGTCTACTACCAGGTGGCGCACGAGAGCGGCGAGCTCGTCACCGGCGACCGCGAAATCGGCTGGACGCCGGCGCCCCCAACCCTCGTCCCCGAAGAGGTGCTCTACCGCGACGACGTCATCCACGGCGAGGAGGTGCGCATTGCCTACCAGTTCCTGCGCCCCTGGCCGGAACCGGCCAGTCCGCTCGTGCTCGTGCAGGTCGCGGAAACGCGCAACAAGCGCAGCGACCTCGCGTCGCGTGTCGTCACCGGCGTGCTGCTGCCGCAGTTCGCGATCATTCCGCTCGCGGTGGTGCTGGTATGGGTGGGACTGTCGCGTGGCATCGCGCCGCTCAAGCGCCTGCAGAGCCTGATCCGCCGGCGCCGCCCGACCGACCTGTCGCCGATCGCCGCCGCGAGCGTGCCCGAGGAAGTGCGCCCGCTGATCGTCGCGTTCAACGACATGATGGCGCGCCTCGAGGAAAACCTGCACGCGCAGCAGCGCTTCATCGCCGACGCCGCGCACCAGATGCGCACGCCGCTCACGGGACTGCGCATGCAGACCGAGCTCGCACTGCAGGAAGCCGATCCCGTCGCGCTGCGCGAATCGCTGTCGCGCATCGCGCTGAGCACGGAGCGCGCGAGCCACCTGATCAACCAGTTGCTCTCGCTTGCCCGGGCCGAGGCAAGCTTCGAGAAGCTCTACACGGTCGAAACGATGGACCTGCGCGCGCACGTGCGTGACGTCGCGCTCGACCTGTTCCCGCGCGCGCAGGCGAAGAACATCGATCTCGGCGTCGAGGGCGGTTCCGACCCGCTGCCGATCGAGGGCAACGCGGTGCTGCTGCGTGAAATGGTCAAGAACCTCATCGACAACGCGATCAAATACACGCCGCCCGGGGGCAGCGTCACGGCGCGCACTCGCTATGCCGGGGCGCCGATCCTGGAAGTCGAGGACACTGGCGCCGGCATTCCCGAAGCCGACCGCGAACGCGTGTTCGAGCGCTTCTACCGCGTGCTGGGCAGCGGCGAGGATGGTTCCGGCCTGGGCTTGCCCATCGTGCGCGAGATCGCCGAGCTGCACCGCGCGACGGTGACGCTGAATCCCAACCCCGGCGGTCGCGGCACCATCGTCCAGGTCGTCTTCCCACGCGGCGCCGTTCCGCCGCCGGTGCCGGTGCGCGGGGACTTCCCCCTCGCCTGAAGTCGCTCGCCGGTATGCAGGCGGCCGTAAGCGCGTCGTAAGTCTCCGCCATTATGGTTACGGTAACCGGGAGAGGAATCCCGGTCTGACCACCGCTAGAAAGGAGGGAGACATGCAAAACGATATGGTGACAAAAATCGTCGCCAACCCGAAGTACCAGCGACTGGTGAGCACCCGCTCGTCGTACGGCTGGGTGCTGACGGCGATCATGATGGTCGTCTATTACGGCTACATCGCGATCATCGCGTTCGACAAGGGGCTGTTCGCCCAGAAGCTCGGTGCCGGCGTCATGACCGTCGGCATTCCCGTCGGTTTCGGCGTGATCGTGTTCACGGTCATCATCACCGGCTTGTACGTGCGTCGCGCGAACTCCGAGTTCGACGCGCTGACCCAGGAAATCGTCAAGGAGAGCAGCAAATGAGCAGCCGCTACCTGAAAATCGGCGGCGGGCTGCTGCTCGCGCTCGCATCGGGCTCCGCCCTCGCGGCGGGTGCCGATCTCGGCCAGGCCGAGAAGCAGCCGACCAACTGGACCGCGATCACGATGTTCGCGGCCTTTGTCCTGTTCACGCTGTACATCACCAAGTGGGCCGCGGCCAAGACCAAGTCGGCGGCGGACTTCTACACTGCCGGCGGCGGTATCACCGGCTTCCAGAACGGCCTCGCGATTGCGGGCGACTACATGTCGGCCGCGTCCTTCCTGGGGATCTCCGCGGCGGTGATGGCCAACGGCTACGACGGCCTGATCTACTCGATCGGCTTCCTCGTCGGCTGGCCGGTGATCACCTTCCTGATGGCTGAAAAGCTGCGCAACCTCGGCAAGTTCACCTTCGCCGACGTCGCTGCCTACCGCTTCAAGCAGACCCCGATCCGCACCTTCGCGGCGTCCGGTACGCTGGTCGTCGTCGCGTTCTACCTGATCGCGCAGATGGTCGGTGCCGGCCAGCTGATCAAGCTGCTGTTCGGCCTCGAGTACTGGATCGCGGTCGTCATCGTCGGCGCGCTGATGATGGTGTACGTGCTGTTCGGCGGCATGACCGCGACCACCTGGGTGCAGATCATCAAGGCCTGCCTGCTGCTCGCCGGCGCGTCCTTCATGGCCTTCATGGTGATGTGGAAGTACGGCTTCTCGCCCGAGCAGCTGTTCGCAGCGTCGGTCAAGGTCAAGGAAGGCGTGGCGCTGGCTGGCGGCAAGACCGCGGAAGAGGCCGGCATCATCGGCCAGGCGATCATGGGGCCGGGGTCCTTCATCAAGGACCCGATCTCGGCGATCTCCTTCGGCATGGCGCTGATGTTCGGTACTGCCGGCCTGCCGCACATCCTGATGCGCTTCTTCACCGTGCCGGATGCCAAGGAAGCGCGCAAGTCGGTGTTCTGGGCGACCACCTGGATCGGCTACTTCTACATCCTGACCTTCATCATCGGCTTCGGCGCGATCGTGCTGGTGTCGACCAACCCGCAGTTCCTCGACGCCAAGGGCGCCCTGCTGGGCGGCGGCAACATGGCGGCCATCCACCTCGCCAACGCGGTCGGCGGCAACGTGTTCCTCGGCTTCATCTCCGCAGTCGCGTTCGCGACCATCCTCGCGGTGGTGGCTGGCCTGACGCTGTCGGGCGCGTCGGCGGTGTCGCACGACCTGTATGCGACCGTGTTCAAGAAGGGCAATGCCGACTCGGCCTCGGAACTGCGCGTCTCGCGCATGACCACGATCGCCCTGGGCATCATCGCGGTCATCCTCGGCATCGCGTTCGAGAAGCAGAACATCGCGTTCATGGTCTCCCTGGCCTTCGCGATCGCCGCTTCGGCCAACTTCCCGGTGCTGTTCATGTCGGTGCTGTGGAAGGACTGCACGACGCGCGGCGCGATGATCGGCGGCTTCCTCGGCCTGATCACCGCGGTGGTGCTGACGATCGTGTCGCCGTCGGTGTGGGAAGCTACGCTCGGCAACCCGAAGGGATCGGCGCTGTTCCCCTACACCTCGCCGGCGCTCTTCTCGATGGCAGCGGGCTTCATCGGCATCTGGCTGTTCTCGATCCTCGACAACAGCGCCCGTGCCGCGGAAGACCGTGCAGGTTACCTCGCGCAGAAGGTGCGTTCGGAAACCGGTATCGGCGCGGAAGCCGCTTCCGGCCACTAAGATGCACCACCTCCGCCGGCCTTCGGGCCGGCGGTTGCAGGAAAACGAACATGGGGCGGCCGACGGCTGCCCCATGTTTTTTGCGTAGGCGCGATATTTCAGCGTCGTGACGAAAATATGTTTGACTCGTCGCCGATACCCGCTATAATGCGCGTCTTCACCGGCCAGGTAGCTCAGTTGGTAGAGCAGCGGATTGAAAATCCGCGTGTCGGCGGTTCGATTCCGTCCCTGGCCACCAGAATTCAAGCCGGTTCCAGCCTTAGTGCTCGAACCGGCTTTTCTACAAATAAACCCCGCGTTTCTACAATTCTCACCGCAGCGGCTTCACGCGCTCGCCCTTTCGTGCACGCGTGTAGTGCTCTGTCATGTCCCGTTTGGTGTGGCCGAGAAGCTTCTGAGCGTGACCGAGGTCGCCCGTGTCGGTCGCAGCCTTAGCCCGAATGTCCCGGAATTGGAAGGTCGCGCCGGCTGCTTTCCTGGCTTCGTCGAATCGGTTCCGCAGCATCCAGTAGGTCAGGGGCTGGCCGTTTTCGTCTTGAACGAGCCAAGCGCCTTTCACCTTTGCCGGGCGACTCGTAATGCGTTCGATGACCGCCGCCAACTCGCCAACGATCTCGATCGCAAGCTTCTTCCCGGTCTTGTTCTGCTTCACGTGCAGACTGCCATCCCGGATGTCGGCGCGGGTCAGCTTGAGCACATCCGCGGGGCGCTGCCCGGTGAGCAGTGCCAGGTCCATCGCGTCTTGCAGCGTGTAGTGACCTTTCGCCCGAACCGCGGCGAACTCATCGTCCTCGACATATCGGTCGCGGCCGGTTTCCTTGTGACCTTTCACGCCGGCGCAGGGGTTCGGGGCATCCGTGTAGCCCCATTCCCGCGCCTTGTTGAAGACGTGCGACAGCAGGGCCTTTTCCCGGTTGGCGCGCGTCTTCGCCTGCTGGCCGCGAAGATCGAGGTAAGTGCGCACGTCCTGCGGTCGAATGCTGTCGATCGACACCGATCCGAACACGGCGACCAGCTTTGCGAGTTCGGCCTGGTTGTCCCGCTGGGTCCGGATTGCCTTCGTGGGAATGACCTCGCGTTCATATCGCCGGGCGATGATTGCGAAGGTCTTGTCATCGGGATTCGCCGCTTCGCCTTCCAACTCGGCCCAGCGCAGCCGCGCCTGGTTCAAATCCTTCCCCAGCTTGATCCACTGCCGCGGCACCGTGGAGGTGACGTAGTAGAACGTTTCCCCCTTCCGGTGCATCCGAGGCGGCAGGTTCAGGTCTCGAGTACGACGACGGCCCATGTTCAGCGCCCTCGCAGCGCGGCAAAGTTCGGACGCCCGCCGCCCTGGACGGGCGCCGCCGCGTCGCCGCCCCCGAGGCGGCTTTTCGCATAGCTGCGGCCAATGACCGGGCGGTTGTTTCGGTTCTGCTCGAACACCCAGCCGCGATCCTTCAGCCAACGGCATTGCAGGGCTGGCACCTTGTAGCCGGTCAGCTCGATTACCTCGTCCTTGGAAAGGAACATCGGTTCCATTCGAGTGATCTCCGATCAATGCGCGCACTGCATGCGCTGGCGAGCTTTCAGCCGGCGCGCCTTGTTCCGCGAGGGGCGAAAACCCGAAACGGTCTTTCGCAGTCTCCCGAGCAGACGGGCGTAGTTGATCGCGAGAGTAAGATGCTCGGCCGGATACTGAATTGCCGTGACATCGCGAATCGGTTTCATGCGGTTGCTACCTTGCGTTGCGGCTGGGGGACTGAGTTGGCGTGGGGAAAGTCCATGATTCGGGCGGTTGCAATACGCCCGAGCAGATCGTTCAGGCGGTCTTGCATTCCGCGCAGCTCGTCTGTAATCCCGTCGGTGAGGTAGAGCGTTCGGAGGCGCGCATTCTCCGCTTGTGCTTCTTCCAGTTCCTTCCGCAGGCGGTCGGCTTCCCATTTGTGGTTGTCGCGCTCCGCGTAGAGCCGGGGCAGGGCGTTGAGCTCAGCCGGAAGCAGGGCGAGCCTGCCCACGTCGGGGGAGATCAAGGCGCCGGTTTGGCGGTTGATGAACCATCCGTCCCAGGTTTCATGCGAGAGCCGAAAGGCCGCGCTTTCCGAGAGAAGGCGAAGGGTCTCGACGGCAGCGAAGGGAACGGCTACCGCATCGGTCTCCCAGGCGGCAACGGTGCGCGCGCTTACGCGCAGGTAAGTTGCGGCCTGCGCGCGTGTCAATCCGACGACGTGCTCCCGAAGGAAACGGAAGCCGGCGCCAGTTGCCTCGCGTGCAGGATTCGACGCGATGAGCCAAGCCGGATGCTTGCGGCCGAACACCTGTGTAATGCGATCGACGCCGGCAGCATCATCGATGTCGGGATTCATGCCGTTCATGAAATAGGACCAGCGGGAGCGATCTCCTACCGACTGGACAGGCTTTGTGCTCCGCTTGGTCGTGGATGCGGGTTTAGACGTGCGTTTCATCGAAATGAGGTCCCGTAAAAGGTGGACGAGCAGTCAAATCTGATGGGAGCTGCCAGTCGGAATGGCTTCGCCCTGACAAGTCCGGCCAGTGGTGGCCGTGGTTTGATGGGAAAGGGGCTTCTCGGCGGCCGTCAGGGGCGGGCGGCTGCGTACAGTTATTCAAACGAGTCCAAGGGGTCCGGGCTCGCCGCTTGATTTCCCACTCCCGGCGCAGCGAGCGGACCAGGCGCCGCGGGTCGGCAGCGAGATAGAGGCCGCAAGGCTTCGGGGGCTGGGGCTCCATGTAGCGGCCCAGTCGGCCGGCGTCTTCCTTGGCGAGCTTGATGCGGTGGAATTTGCGCGGCGTGGTGACCCCGCCGATTGCTTCGCAGAAGGCGCCGAAGTCGGCACGGTCACCCGCTTCGGTGCGGCGATGCACAGCCTTGCACGCCTCACGGATCGCCTCGGGCGCTTCGTGCAGGGCCTCGGGAGGTACGCGGCGCGCTTCGCGCCACAGCCCGACCGGCGCGGCCCGCCATTGCTGGAACTGCCGGATTCCATGCGTAGCTGCCCAGGCCCGGACGCGTTTCGCCGCGGTGGGGGCGTCCTGGCCGTGCTCGGCGTCGTTCAGTCCGAAGCCATCAACATTCTTGGCGACATACTTTGCGACGTAGCCGACTGCCGTGCCGCGCTCCCAGTCGATCCGTTCGAATTTGCACCGCGCGCTTCGTGCGCCGCGCTCGTCCGGGGAATCCTGCATCGCGTAGTGAGTAAAGACCGCCTGAAGCTTTTCGGCTGCCGACTCCGGGCAGAAGGCCAGCAGATGCCAATGCGGCGTGCCGTCGTGGTGCGGTTCGGCCACGCGTAGGCCGTAATACTCGATGCCGTCGCGATCGAGCTTCGAGCGGATGCGAGCACCGATCTTGCACAGATAGGCTTGAGCTTCGCTTGGTGTCGTTCCGTCGAAGGCGGGGTTTCGGTTGCCGCTGGCGTGGTGAATTGCATGCATGCGGCTGGGGCAAGTGAGGGTAGCGAACAGGGCCACGTCGCAGCGCTTACGGGCTTGCTCTTCCATGCCGCGAACGCGCGTCATCAATTCCGCGCGGCGCTTATCCGGAGAAGCGACGCCAAGCGCCGACAGATCTTCCAAGGTGAAGACCTCTCCATCGTCATTGATCGCCTCGAATCCGGCGAGGAACGCAGCATTCGCGCGCTGCCGTCGTGTAAAGCGCTCGAAGCCTGGATCGCTGACATACAGCCCGCGCCGTGCCGAAACTAGGCCCAGCTCGCGCGCCAGCTCTTCGAGATTGCGGCTTGCCGTCGTGCGAAGTTGCCGAATCCACCATTGATGATCGGTCAGGCGAGCGATCAGGCCTGCCAGGTGATCCGCTTTCGGCGGTTGGGCGCCGAGGTGCCGACAGACCTTCTCGACCTGCATGCGCATTGCGTCCTGCGATCCTTCCGCAAGCGCTTGCCGCAGTTCGGCCGGTGATAGCCCATTGCGCTCGCACCACTCGCGGCCCGCCGTTGTCAGCAGCTCCGGCGCGCGGATTGCGGAGAGTTCCGCAAGCAACGTGGCGCAGCGCTTTGCCTTTCGTTCGGCAGCCGCGCCGATGTCGTCTTCTGATGCGTTGAATGGAATGTCATGCGCGCGATACCGGCCAAGGAAGCCGAGCAGCCACCGGTTTCCGTCTGCCATGTCTTCCGCCTGGCGCGCTCGCAACTCGCGAAGGACTTCCTTTCTGATGCCCCGTGGAAGGCCGTCTAGTTGTTCCTTTTCCCAGGCGTCTTGCTGCCGTTCGCGGCAGGCCTGTGCCTCAAGGGCATTAAGCTGCGCCCTCGTAGGCAAGGCTTCGGCCGGAATGTCGTGGAGGTTCATCGCGGGCCGCGCTTAGGCCTCGACGGGAACGCGTTCGAAGCGTTCGCCGTAGAAGCGTTCAGCCAGCGCGGCGACGTCGGCGGCTGCATGCTCGCAGAACGTGTCCGGCTTCATCACGTCGCCGAACATCAAGAAGGGCATGCCATCGGGCGACATGCAAACGAAGTCGCCCGATACCACCCCGCGCAGGGTGTAGAGGGTTGCGCACATGGCGTGCCTCAGCGCGGGACGGGCGTTTGAGTCGGTTTGGTGTGCTGGCTGAGATAGACCGCAAGGCCAATCAGCACAGCGAGGACGAAGCCGCCGGACTTCGAAGCAACTCCGCACATGGGGAATGCGGACAGAGGAATCGGGCCGCTCATGCTTCGCCCCCCTCTTCGGACTGCTCCTCGATCAAGCCAGCCCTGACGAAGGACTCGCGGGCTTGCTCAATCATGGCGCCAGCAATGGTGTTGTCCGCGAGTCCGATGCTATCGGCGTTCAAGCCCACTTCGGGCCACCCAGTTACGGAGCGGAGAAGCAGGTAGTTTGCGGCCAGTAGGCTATAGGCTTCGCCGATCGCGTGCTGTGTATCCGCCGACAATTCGCCGTCACCAAAGAAACTTTCATTGCGCTGCAACTCGTTGTTGAGCAGCGCCACGAGGCGAATGTCGTTGCTCTTGATGGCTTCCTTGGTTGCAGCCAGAGCTTCTTTTGATACCGACTCGACCGCGCGGAACATCAAA is drawn from Azoarcus sp. DN11 and contains these coding sequences:
- the groES gene encoding co-chaperone GroES; the protein is MKIRPLHDRVIVKRLEAERKTASGIVIPDSAGEKPDQGEVLAVGNGKILDDGKVRPMAVKVGDKVLFGKYAGQTVKVEGDELLVMREEDIMGVVEA
- a CDS encoding response regulator transcription factor translates to MRILLAEDDTVIADGLCRALRRGGFAVDHVASGIEADTALASQPYDLVILDLGLPRLPGIEVLKRLRARKSTLPVLILTAQDGVEDRVRGLDAGADDYLSKPFALPELEARVRALTRRGTGQPRCIEVGSLLYDQADRVVKINGQVVEFSAREIGLLEVFILRVGRLVSKDQLVDHLCGWGEEVSSNAIEVYVHRLRKKLEDSGVRIVTVRGLGYCLETVDAGQAAKA
- a CDS encoding cation acetate symporter, yielding MSSRYLKIGGGLLLALASGSALAAGADLGQAEKQPTNWTAITMFAAFVLFTLYITKWAAAKTKSAADFYTAGGGITGFQNGLAIAGDYMSAASFLGISAAVMANGYDGLIYSIGFLVGWPVITFLMAEKLRNLGKFTFADVAAYRFKQTPIRTFAASGTLVVVAFYLIAQMVGAGQLIKLLFGLEYWIAVVIVGALMMVYVLFGGMTATTWVQIIKACLLLAGASFMAFMVMWKYGFSPEQLFAASVKVKEGVALAGGKTAEEAGIIGQAIMGPGSFIKDPISAISFGMALMFGTAGLPHILMRFFTVPDAKEARKSVFWATTWIGYFYILTFIIGFGAIVLVSTNPQFLDAKGALLGGGNMAAIHLANAVGGNVFLGFISAVAFATILAVVAGLTLSGASAVSHDLYATVFKKGNADSASELRVSRMTTIALGIIAVILGIAFEKQNIAFMVSLAFAIAASANFPVLFMSVLWKDCTTRGAMIGGFLGLITAVVLTIVSPSVWEATLGNPKGSALFPYTSPALFSMAAGFIGIWLFSILDNSARAAEDRAGYLAQKVRSETGIGAEAASGH
- the groL gene encoding chaperonin GroEL (60 kDa chaperone family; promotes refolding of misfolded polypeptides especially under stressful conditions; forms two stacked rings of heptamers to form a barrel-shaped 14mer; ends can be capped by GroES; misfolded proteins enter the barrel where they are refolded when GroES binds), translated to MAAKEVKFGDSARARMVEGVNILADAVKVTLGPKGRNVVLERSFGAPTVTKDGVSVAKEIELKDKFANMGAQMVKEVASKTSDIAGDGTTTATVLAQSIVREGMKYVAAGMNPMDLKRGIDKAVVATIEELKKLSKPCSTNKEIAQVGSISANSDADIGDIIARAMDKVGKEGVITVEDGKSLNNELDVVEGMQFDRGYLSPYFINNPDKQVAILENPFVLLFDKKISNIRDLLPVLEQVAKAGRPLLIIAEDVEGEALATLVVNNIRGILKTCAVKAPGFGDRRKAMLEDIAILTGGQVIAEEVGLTLEKATLADLGQAKRIEIGKENTILIDGAGEAERIEGRVKQIRVQIEEATSDYDREKLQERVAKLAGGVAVIKVGAATEVEMKEKKARVEDALHATRAAVEEGIVPGGGVALLRARANLGSLKGDNHDQDAGIKIVLRAMEQPLREIVANAGDEPSVVVNKVNEGSGNFGYNAATGEYGDMVEMGVLDPTKVERTALQNAASVAGLMLTTDCMVGELVEDKPAMGGGMGGMGGMGGMGGMGGMDMGM
- a CDS encoding sensor histidine kinase, which encodes MLARRRKPDKSAGGGRASTQPNSLFGEILDWMLAPLLFLWPISIIATHNVADNIANQPYDRALADSVRALARLVSVEESRVAVHFPAPPRALFRADQDDVVYYQVAHESGELVTGDREIGWTPAPPTLVPEEVLYRDDVIHGEEVRIAYQFLRPWPEPASPLVLVQVAETRNKRSDLASRVVTGVLLPQFAIIPLAVVLVWVGLSRGIAPLKRLQSLIRRRRPTDLSPIAAASVPEEVRPLIVAFNDMMARLEENLHAQQRFIADAAHQMRTPLTGLRMQTELALQEADPVALRESLSRIALSTERASHLINQLLSLARAEASFEKLYTVETMDLRAHVRDVALDLFPRAQAKNIDLGVEGGSDPLPIEGNAVLLREMVKNLIDNAIKYTPPGGSVTARTRYAGAPILEVEDTGAGIPEADRERVFERFYRVLGSGEDGSGLGLPIVREIAELHRATVTLNPNPGGRGTIVQVVFPRGAVPPPVPVRGDFPLA
- a CDS encoding DUF485 domain-containing protein — protein: MQNDMVTKIVANPKYQRLVSTRSSYGWVLTAIMMVVYYGYIAIIAFDKGLFAQKLGAGVMTVGIPVGFGVIVFTVIITGLYVRRANSEFDALTQEIVKESSK